The Rhododendron vialii isolate Sample 1 chromosome 5a, ASM3025357v1 genome contains a region encoding:
- the LOC131326058 gene encoding receptor-like protein 19, protein MEFSRLTRLVKLDLSNRDGSYGIRIDNPNLFALFRNLGGLTELYLDGINISANGHEWGQAISSSLPNLRVLSLSDCLLSGPIVSSLQNLQFLSVIDLAQNNLSYLVPDFFANFQNLTVLILRDTELHGTFPDVIFQRVQTLKTMDLSGNTLLNGSLPDFPLNGSLRNLVLSDTSFSGNLPESIENLRELRRIEIHGCHFSGPILSSLANLNQLVYLDFSNNNFSGSIPSFQGSKNLTSIVLSHNALTGPVPSNYFEGLTNLVSVALINNSFHGNIPSSLFSLPSLQEIDLSYNQFSEIPGSLPNGSLSPLVILDLSTNKIQGPFPSYIFDFQSLNTLFISSNNLSGTLQLESFHRLQKLEVLELSYNSLSVNASISESSLSSFPQLIDLALASCKLQEIPPLMNQSSLLGLDLSDNQISGVIPNWVWNISNGYLNLSSNLLVGFQQGFVIRTVGYLDLHSNQLRGEIPIPTEVGMYVDYSRNNFSSSIPAEIGNRLPNAWFFSLSYNMLSGPIPPTLCNGSHLEILNLSNNRLSGTIPQCLIDTGTATLSVLNLQNNNLTGNITGTFPEGCTLRTLELNANNLEGEVPNSLANCANTEVLNLGTNYINGNFPYFLANLSELRILVLRSNKFHGNIGCRDNYLWLKLQIIDLALNNFSGILPPNFFSQRKAIMDGGNRQPNANHLRFDFSQIIYYQNSVTVTIKGLEMKLEKILTIYTIIDFSNNCFKGKIPDTVGDMKSLYALNLSRNALTGSIPSSLENLTQLGSLDLSWNKLVGSIPQTLACLTFLSVINLSYNQLVGMIPRGPQLQTFLGTLFEGNKGLWGPPLTAIEAELALPTLNGTQSYTKEDEINWVYIIATLGYTVGLGVVVVPLLYSKRWRQHYYKPLDRAIVRILHHQEQRARHERRRENINLLRRRQPSTNEGFN, encoded by the coding sequence ATGGAATTCTCTCGCTTGACAAGGTTGGTGAAGCTTGATTTGTCTAATCGCGATGGTTCCTATGGAATCCGAATTGATAACCCAAATTTATTCGCACTTTTTCGTAACCTTGGTGGGCTTACAGAGCTTTATTTGGATGGGATAAATATATCAGCAAATGGGCATGAATGGGGTCAGGCCATTTCATCTTCACTGCCTAACCTCCGAGTTTTGAGTTTAAGTGATTGTTTACTTTCAGGCCCTATAGTTTCTTCCCTTCAAAACCTTCAGTTTCTTTCAGTAATCGATCTGGCTCAGAACAATCTCTCGTATCTGGTCCCGGATTTCTTTGCGAACTTTCAGAACTTGACAGTTTTGATTCTCAGGGATACGGAATTGCATGGAACGTTTCCAGACGTCATATTTCAGCGGGTACAAACACTGAAGACTATGGATTTGTCAGGTAATACACTACTCAATGGTTCTTTACCTGATTTCCCATTGAACGGATCCCTTCGGAATCTGGTGCTCAGTGACACCAGTTTTTCAGGGAATTTACCGGAATCTATTGAGAATTTGAGAGAGCTAAGAAGAATAGAGATTCACGGCTGTCATTTCAGCGGACCGATTCTGAGTTCACTTGCAAACCTTAATCAGCTTGTTTACTTGGATTTTTCAAACAACAATTTTAGTGGTTCAATACCTTCGTTTCAGGGATCCAAGAATCTCACTTCCATAGTCCTCTCTCATAATGCTCTAACAGGTCCAGTTCCTTCCAATTACTTTGAAGGCCTTACAAATCTTGTATCTGTTGCTCTCATAAACAATTCCTTCCATGGGAATATTCCTTCTTCTCTGTTTTCCCTTCCATCATTGCAAGAAATTGACCTTTCCTACAACCAATTCAGTGAAATTCCTGGGTCTCTTCCAAATGGTTCCTTGTCTCCTTTGGTTATACTAGATTTGAGTACAAACAAAATACAAGGGCCTTTCCCCTCATACATCTTTGATTTTCAAAGTCTGAATACCCTCTTTATTTCTTCTAACAACTTGAGTGGCACCCTACAGCTTGAAAGTTTCCATAGGCTACAAAAACTTGAAGTGCTTGAGCTTTCATACAATAGCTTGTCAGTCAATGCAAGTATTAGTGAGTCAAGCTTATCATCGTTTCCCCAACTCATAGATTTAGCATTGGCTTCTTGCAAGCTGCAAGAGATCCCTCCTCTAATGAACCAGTCGAGCTTGTTGGGTTTAGACCTTTCTGACAACCAAATTTCTGGCGTCATACCTAATTGGGTTTGGAATATTAGTAATGGATATCTAAATCTTTCTTCTAATCTCCTAGTCGGTTTTCAACAAGGTTTCGTTATTCGTACTGTTGGTTACCTTGACCTTCATTCCAATCAGCTCCGTGGTGAAATCCCAATACCAACAGAAGTGGGAATGTACGTGGACTACTCGAGGAATAATTTCAGCTCTTCTATCCCTGCTGAAATTGGCAACCGCCTTCCCAATGCTTggttcttctctctttcttataACATGCTTTCTGGACCCATCCCTCCAACATTATGCAATGGGAGCCATCTTGAGATTCTTAATTTGTCCAATAATAGATTGAGTGGCACTATACCTCAATGTCTGATAGATACTGGTACTGCAACCCTCAGCGTATTGAATTTGCAGAATAACAATCTTACTGGTAACATAACGGGCACATTCCCGGAAGGCTGCACTTTGAGGACCCTTGAGTTGAATGCAAATAATTTGGAAGGGGAGGTTCCGAATTCCCTGGCAAATTGTGCAAATACCGAGGTTTTAAATCTCGGTACCAACTACATAAATGGTAACTTCCCTTATTTTTTGGCGAACTTATCAGAATTGCGCATCTTGGTTTTACGATCCAACAAGTTCCATGGAAATATTGGTTGCCGAGATAATTACCTCTGGCTAAAGCTTCAAATCATTGACCTAGCTTTGAACAACTTCAGTGGTATACTGCCGCCAAATTTCTTTTCGCAAAGGAAGGCAATAATGGATGGGGGTAATCGACAACCAAATGCCAATCACTTgcgttttgatttttctcaaattATCTACTATCAGAATTCAGTGACAGTTACCATCAAAGGGTTAGAGATGAAACTGGAGAAGATCTTAACTATATATACCATCATCGATTTCTCAAACAATTGTTTCAAAGGAAAAATACCAGACACAGTTGGGGATATGAAATCCCTCTATGCTCTCAACCTATCACGCAATGCCCTCACTGGTTCAATCCCATCATCACTTGAAAACCTAACACAGCTTGGATCACTAGACCTCTCGTGGAACAAGCTCGTTGGAAGCATCCCGCAGACACTTGCATGTCTTACATTTCTCTCAGTCATAAACTTATCATACAATCAACTCGTTGGAATGATCCCAAGAGGCCCCCAACTTCAAACATTTCTAGGAACTttatttgaaggaaacaaaggaTTATGGGGGCCTCCTTTGACTGCTATTGAAGCAGAACTGGCACTACCAACATTGAATGGTACGCAGTCATATACTAAGGAGGATGAGATTAACTGGGTCTACATAATCGCTACGTTGGGATATACTGTGGGGTTGGGTGTAGTTGTTGTTCCacttttatattcaaaaagatGGAGACAACACTACTACAAACCTCTCGATAGAGCTATTGTGAGGATTCTCCATCATCAAGAGCAGCGTGCAAGAcatgaaagaagaagagaaaacatAAACCTGCTTCGGAGACGCCAGCCAAGCACCAATGAAGGGTTCAATTGA